Proteins found in one Pelmatolapia mariae isolate MD_Pm_ZW linkage group LG7, Pm_UMD_F_2, whole genome shotgun sequence genomic segment:
- the mlc1 gene encoding membrane protein MLC1 isoform X4 encodes MQREELSAREEFTYTHMPTLERGNGTLGRRGDRGAERRPDRGERDRSERDSYTVDVRASDLQLAQPEPLKHPCFSYRAWLYSVLIGGSLLITSGFSLYLGNVFPVAMDYLRCAAGSGIPAAIASFAIAKNRHVAVSDFQVVYVSTFAVTTTCLVWFGCKLVLNPSAVNINFNLILMILLEVLMASTVILSARSAEDCCCHRKSGSYDRPVIIKPAVFPTRLLKAYSVIEVIVGISAVFGGIIALNMDALLPGPYLSVTFFWILVACFPSAIASHVVSEYPNKCLVEVLIAISSVTSPLLFSASGFLSCSVISFIEIFLHDVPTAKQSYDILLLILMVLLLVQAILTSATVVHCATYKSQLRMGAPECDDNIQTQMHYCEQTSNGALQDFDKDRAWKAVVVQMAQ; translated from the exons ATGCAGCGCGAGGAGCTGTCGGCCAGAGAGGAGTTCACCTACACCCACATGCCCACTCTGGAGAGAGGAAATGGGACACTGGGACGACGGGGTGACCGGGGAGCTGAGAGAAGGCCAGACAGAGGGGAGCGGGATAGGTCTGAACGGGACAGCTACACAGTGGACGTGAGGGCCAGTGACCTGCAGCTGGCCCAGCCGGAGCCCCTAAAGCACCCCTGCTTCAGCTACAGGGCCTGGCTCTACAGTGTCCTCATAGGG GGCAGTCTGCTCATCACATCTGGTTTCTCTCTGTACTTGGGAAATGTGTTTCCTGTTGCCATGGACTACCTGCGCTGTGCTGCGGGCTCT GGCATCCCTGCAGCAATAGCTAGTTTTGCTATTGCCAAGAACAGACACGTTGCA GTGTCAGATTTTCAAGTGGTCTATGTGTCAACATTTGCTGTGACAACCACATGCCTGGTTTGGTTTGGTTGTAAGCTGGTCTTGAACCCCTCAGCTGTCAAT ATTAACTTCAACCTTATCCTGATGATCTTGTTGGAGGTGTTGATGGCCAGCACTGTCATCCTGTCAGCCCGCTCTGCAGAGGACTGCTGCTGCCACAGGaag TCGGGGTCATACGACAGGCCTGTGATTATCAAACCTGCAGTCTTCCCCACTCGACTCCTTAAAGCATATTCT GTGATTGAAGTGATTGTAGGAATCTCGGCTGTATTTGGAGGCATTATTGCGCTCAACATGGACGCTTTGTTGCCTGGTCCCTACTTGTCTGTTACATTTTTCTGGATCCTTGTGGCT TGTTTCCCCAGTGCTATTGCCAGTCATGTTGTGTCAGAATACCCTAACAAATGCCTG GTGGAGGTGTTGATTGCCATCAGCAGCGTGACGTCTCCTCTGCTCTTTTCAGCCTCTGGCTTCCTCTCTTGCAGTGTGATCAGCTTTATTGAAATATTCCTGCATGATGTGCCTACAGCCAAA CAATCCTATGACATATTGCTGCTGATTCTGatggtgctgctgctggtgcagGCAATTCTTACTTCAGCCACTGtggtgcactgtgccacctacaaAAGTCAGCTTCGCATGGGGGCTCCAGAGTGTGATGACAACATTCAGACCCAGATGCATTACTGTGAG CAAACATCAAATGGAGCGTTGCAGGATTTTGACAAAGACAGAGCTTGGAAGGCAGTTGTGGTCCAAATGGCTCAATGA
- the selenoo1 gene encoding selenoprotein O1: protein MAYLGPRLVPSRVFLSGVSALRLVSSAGMDDMGLAMSRSSLERLEFDNVALKKLPLDPSEEQGVRQVKGACFSRVTPQPLTKPRFVAVSHQTLALLGLDGEEVVNDPLGPEYLSGSKVMPGSEPAAHCYCGHQFGQFAGQLGDGAACYLGEVKVPSGQDPELLRENPSGRWEIQVKGAGLTPYSRQADGRKVLRSSIREFLCSEAMFFLGVPTTRAGSVVTSDSRVIRDVYYNGHARRERCSVVLRIAPTFIRFGSFEIFKPADEFTGRQGPSYGRDEIRGQMMDYVIEMFYPEIQQNYPDRVERNVAFFREVVLRTARLVAQWQCVGFCHGVLNTDNMSILGLTLDYGPYGFMDRFDPDFICNASDNSGRYSYQAQPAICRWNLVKLAEALAPELPPDRAEAVLEEYLDLYNRFYLENMRKKLGLLKKEDPEDEILITKLLQTMHNTGADFTNTFRSLSLISCPTEENSEGEEDSVKKATDLLIEQCASLEELKAANKPTMDPRELAMLLSMAQSNPTLFQMISDRATIARQLERLSKLKDLMETTQEELKTKQAEDWTSWITQYRKRLARELEGQSDVQAVQEERVRVMDSTNPRVILRNYIAQNAIEAAENGDFSEVQRVLKVLEKPFSSQPGLELPAWVSGGGTSAEGERDEGEEQQQEATTSMPRNPVPYDSKPPAWANEICVTUSS, encoded by the exons ATGGCTTATTTAGGACCTAGGCTGGTACCGTCACGCGTCTTTCTTTCCGGTGTGTCCGCCTTAAGACTCGTCTCCTCTGCCGGGATGGACGACATGGGTCTGGCCATGAGTCGTTCTTCGCTGGAGCGGCTCGAATTTGACAACGTCGCCCTCAAGAAACTTCCCCTGGATCCATCCGAGGAGCAGGGGGTGCGGCAGGTGAAAGGAGCGTGTTTCTCCCGGGTGACACCACAACCGCTGACCAAGCCTCGGTTCGTGGCCGTGTCCCACCAAACTCTGGCACTGCTGGGGCTGGACGGAGAGGAGGTCGTGAACGATCCTCTCGGGCCAGAATATCTCAGCGGATCCAAAGTCATGCCAGGATCTGAACCCGCCGCTCACTGCTACTGCGGACATCAGTTCGGACAATTCGCCGGACAGCTGGGCGATGGGGCGGCCTGTTACCTGGGAGAGGTGAAGGTTCCGTCTGGCCAAGATCCCGAACTTCTCCGAGAAAACCCGAGTGGTCGGTGGGAGATTCAGGTGAAAGGAGCTGGGCTGACCCCCTACTCCAG ACAAGCTGATGGCCGTAAGGTCCTGCGTTCCAGTATAAGAGAGTTCCTGTGCAGCGAGGCGATGTTCTTCCTGGGCGTGCCCACCACCAGAGCAGGCTCTGTAGTCACTTCTGACAGCAGGGTCATACGTGATGTGTACTACAACGGGCACGCTCGCCGCGAAAGATGTTCTGTGGTCCTCCGCATTGCTCCTACCTTCATCAG GTTTGGATCTTTTGAGATCTTTAAGCCCGCCGATGAGTTCACAGGTCGCCAGGGTCCCAGTTATGGGCGCGATGAGATCCGAGGTCAGATGATGGATTATGTCATTGAGATGTTCTACCCTGAGATCCAACAGAACTACCCAGATCGGGTGGAGAGGAACGTAGCTTTCTTTCGAGAG GTGGTGCTTCGTACAGCTCGACTTGTGGCTCAGTGGCAGTGCGTGGGATTCTGCCATGGTGTCCTGAACACGGACAACATGAGCATCCTGGGACTCACGCTGGACTATGGTCCATACGGCTTCATGGACAG ATTTGATCCAGATTTTATTTGTAATGCCTCGGACAACTCTGGACGATACTCCTACCAAGCCCAGCCAGCTATCTGTAGGTGGAACCTCGTAAAGCTAGCAGAGGCTCTTGCTCCAGAGTTGCCACCAGACCGGGCTGAGGCTGTACTGGAGGAGTACCTGGATCTTTATAACCGTTTCTACTTGGAGAACATGAGGAAGAAGCTGGGTTTGCTGAAGAAGGAGGACCCTGAGGACGAGATCCTGATCACCAAACTGCTTCAGACAATGCACAACACAG GTGCTGACTTCACCAACACTTTCCGTAGCTTGAGTTTGATTTCTTGTCCCACTGAGGAAAATAGTGAGGGAGAAGAGGACTCTGTCAAGAAAGCCACAGACCTCTTGATTGAGCAGTGCGCCTCCCTAGAGGAGCTCAAGGCTGCTAACAAGCCCACGATGGATCCACG TGAACTGGCAATGCTGCTTTCTATGGCTCAGAGCAACCCAACACTGTTCCAGATGATCTCAGACAGAGCAACAATTGCGAGGCAGTTAGAGCGACTCAGCAAACTAAAGGATCTGATGGAGACCACCCAGGAGGAGCTGAAAACCAAACAGGCAGAGGATTGGACATCCTGGATCACTCAGTATAG GAAACGTCTGGCTCGTGAGCTGGAAGGCCAGAGTGATGTGCAGGCTGTGCAAGAGGAGAGAGTGAGGGTGATGGACAGCACCAACCCTCGCGTGATACTCAGAAACTACATTGCCCAGAATGCCATAGAGGCTGCTGAGAATGGGGACTTCTCTGAG GTCCAGCGTGTCCTCAAGGTTCTGGAGAAGCCTTTCTCTTCACAGCCAGGTCTGGAGCTCCCTGCGTGGGTCAGTGGAGGTGGGACCAGTGCAGAAGGAGAAAGGGATGAAGGAGAGGAGCAACAGCAAGAAGCAACTACCTCTATGCCCAGAAATCCTGTGCCTTATGACAGCAAGCCCCCAGCTTGGGCCAATGAAATCTGTGTCACATGATCTTCGTAG
- the panx2 gene encoding pannexin-2 — protein sequence MQNILDQNLDMATALLAGEKLKELILPGSSQDEKGGALAGLMVQLKLELPFDRVVTIGTVIIPILLVTLVFTRNFAEESIYCYTPHNFTRDQALYARGYCWTELRDAKPGMEPAEWPSLFEHKFLPYALLAFAGIMYIPALGWEFLASTRLTSELNFLLQEIDNCYHRAAEGRAPKIEKQIQSKGPGITERERREIIENAEKEKSPEQNLFEKYLERRGQSNFLAKIYLARHLSIICLSSIPISYLSTYYARQRQNEFTCALGEHPDISSYPELKLRVNCKLPAVQLQRIMAAVDIALLCTMNLIILVNLLHLFVVRKSNFVFDKLHKVGIKTRRRWQKSQFCDINILAMFCNENRDHIKSLNRLDFITNESDLMYDNVVRQLLAALAQSNHDATPTVRESGIQTIDPNMDPSDLGVREMGGEPLVVKRPRKKIKWIPTSNPLPQPFKEPLTLTRLENNTKQEKPKPLRRKIVADSIIAPLLDNKSTQHPSTKDVSGMEKKHTRNFSLDVHPYMLTTRKPKVETTTTEPLPSEHNMDTVYLEGTHTVVHVSSAITENKIRSPESTNAAFSAGTLSTTTYVNGVSPNPPSSEDALSPKSSPQQLGPSTQKENAESQPPPLTRAPTHQLLSMHHTLFEEEEDESGRDRLAERPGELIAAGEC from the exons ATGCAGAACATCCTCGATCAAAACTTGGACATGGCTACAGCTCTACTTGCAGGCGAGAAGCTGAAGGAGCTGATCCTGCCGGGTTCCTCTCAGGATGAGAAGGGCGGGGCACTGGCTGGCCTCATGGTGCAACTCAAACTGGAGCTTCCTTTTGATCGCGTTGTTACTATAGGGACGGTCATCATCCCCATCCTGCTAGTCACCCTGGTCTTCACAAGGAACTTTGCAG AGGAGTCCATATACTGTTATACACCACACAACTTCACTCGAGACCAGGCACTGTATGCAAGAGGCTACTGCTGGACAGAGCTTCGTGATGCTAAACCTGGTATGGAGCCAGCTGAGTGGCCTTCGCTATTTGAGCACAAGTTCCTCCCCTATGCCCTGCTGGCCTTTGCGGGAATCATGTACATTCCTGCTTTGGGCTGGGAGTTCCTCGCCTCTACAAGGCTCACTTCAGAGCTCAATTTCCTGCTTCAAGAGATTGATAACTGCTATCATCGAGCTGCTGAGGGCCGGGCCCCAAAGATCGAGAAGCAGATCCAGTCCAAAGGGCCGGGCATAACTGAGCGGGAGAGGAGGGAGATCATAGAGAAtgcagagaaagagaagagcCCTGAGCAGAACCTTTTTGAGAAATATTTGGAGAGACGAGGCCAAAGCAACTTTTTGGCCAAGATTTACCTGGCTCGCCATCTTTCTATTATCTGCCTCAGTTCAATACCCATTTCCTACCTGAGCACCTACTATGCCCGCCAAAGGCAAAATGAGTTCACCTGTGCACTAGGTGAGCACCCAGACATTAGCAGCTATCCAGAGCTGAAGCTCAGGGTCAACTGTAAGCTGCCTGCTGTGCAGCTGCAGCGCATCATGGCAGCAGTAGATATCGCTCTACTCTGCACCATGAACCTCATCATTCTGGTTAATTTGCTGCATCTTTTTGTGGTACGCAAGTCCAACTTTGTATTCGACAAACTCCATAAGGTTGGAATTAAAACGCGGCGACGCTGGCAGAAGTCTCAGTTCTGCGATATCAACATCCTGGCCATGTTCTGCAATGAGAACAGGGATCACATTAAGTCGCTCAACCGACTGGACTTCATCACCAATGAGAGTGACCTCATGTACGACAATGTAGTCAGGCAGCTGCTGGCTGCACTTGCACAGTCCAACCATGATGCCACACCCACTGTGAGGGAATCTGGGATCCAAACAATTGATCCCAATATGGATCCTTCTGACCTCGGGGTTCGAGAGATGGGTGGTGAGCCGCTGGTCGTCAAACGACCTCGTAAGAAGATTAAATGGATCCCAACCTCAAATCCTCTTCCTCAACCATTTAAG GAACCTCTCACCCTGACACGGCTGGAAAATAACACAAAGCAGGAAAAACCCAAACCTCTCAGACGTAAAATAGTGGCAGACAGCATTATTGCACCTCTTCTGGATAACAAGAGCACACAGCATCCTTCAACAAAAG ATGTAAGTGGAATGGAGAAAAAGCATACACGCAACTTCTCTTTGGATGTCCACCCGTATATGTTGACAACTCGCAAGCCCAAGGTGGAGACCACAACCACAGAACCTCTACCCTCAGAGCACAACATGGATACAGTGTACCTTGAAGGCACACACACTGTGGTTCATGTGTCCAGTGCAATTACAG AGAATAAGATTCGCTCTCCAGAATCAACCAACGCTGCCTTCTCTGCAGGGACCCTGTCCACCACTACATATGTAAATGGAGTTAGCCCCAACCCTCCCTCCAGTGAAGATGCGCTCAGTCCCAAGTCCTCACCTCAACAATTGGGGCCTTCCACTCAGAAGGAAAATGCTGAGTCTCAACCACCTCCACTAACAAGAGCACCCACACACCAGCTACTGAGTATGCATCATACTCTCTTtgaggaagaagaggatgaaAGCGGGAGGGACAGGCTGGCAGAGAGGCCTGGGGAGCTCATCGCTGCAGGAGAATgttga
- the mlc1 gene encoding membrane protein MLC1 isoform X2, producing MQREELSAREEFTYTHMPTLERGNGTLGRRGDRGAERRPDRGERDRSERDSYTVDVRASDLQLAQPEPLKHPCFSYRAWLYSVLIGGSLLITSGFSLYLGNVFPVAMDYLRCAAGSGIPAAIASFAIAKNRHVAVSDFQVVYVSTFAVTTTCLVWFGCKLVLNPSAVNINFNLILMILLEVLMASTVILSARSAEDCCCHRKSGSYDRPVIIKPAVFPTRLLKAYSVIEVIVGISAVFGGIIALNMDALLPGPYLSVTFFWILVACFPSAIASHVVSEYPNKCLVEVLIAISSVTSPLLFSASGFLSCSVISFIEIFLHDVPTAKQSYDILLLILMVLLLVQAILTSATVVHCATYKSQLRMGAPECDDNIQTQMHYCEVCQQTSNGALQDFDKDRAWKAVVVQMAQ from the exons ATGCAGCGCGAGGAGCTGTCGGCCAGAGAGGAGTTCACCTACACCCACATGCCCACTCTGGAGAGAGGAAATGGGACACTGGGACGACGGGGTGACCGGGGAGCTGAGAGAAGGCCAGACAGAGGGGAGCGGGATAGGTCTGAACGGGACAGCTACACAGTGGACGTGAGGGCCAGTGACCTGCAGCTGGCCCAGCCGGAGCCCCTAAAGCACCCCTGCTTCAGCTACAGGGCCTGGCTCTACAGTGTCCTCATAGGG GGCAGTCTGCTCATCACATCTGGTTTCTCTCTGTACTTGGGAAATGTGTTTCCTGTTGCCATGGACTACCTGCGCTGTGCTGCGGGCTCT GGCATCCCTGCAGCAATAGCTAGTTTTGCTATTGCCAAGAACAGACACGTTGCA GTGTCAGATTTTCAAGTGGTCTATGTGTCAACATTTGCTGTGACAACCACATGCCTGGTTTGGTTTGGTTGTAAGCTGGTCTTGAACCCCTCAGCTGTCAAT ATTAACTTCAACCTTATCCTGATGATCTTGTTGGAGGTGTTGATGGCCAGCACTGTCATCCTGTCAGCCCGCTCTGCAGAGGACTGCTGCTGCCACAGGaag TCGGGGTCATACGACAGGCCTGTGATTATCAAACCTGCAGTCTTCCCCACTCGACTCCTTAAAGCATATTCT GTGATTGAAGTGATTGTAGGAATCTCGGCTGTATTTGGAGGCATTATTGCGCTCAACATGGACGCTTTGTTGCCTGGTCCCTACTTGTCTGTTACATTTTTCTGGATCCTTGTGGCT TGTTTCCCCAGTGCTATTGCCAGTCATGTTGTGTCAGAATACCCTAACAAATGCCTG GTGGAGGTGTTGATTGCCATCAGCAGCGTGACGTCTCCTCTGCTCTTTTCAGCCTCTGGCTTCCTCTCTTGCAGTGTGATCAGCTTTATTGAAATATTCCTGCATGATGTGCCTACAGCCAAA CAATCCTATGACATATTGCTGCTGATTCTGatggtgctgctgctggtgcagGCAATTCTTACTTCAGCCACTGtggtgcactgtgccacctacaaAAGTCAGCTTCGCATGGGGGCTCCAGAGTGTGATGACAACATTCAGACCCAGATGCATTACTGTGAGGTATGCCAG CAAACATCAAATGGAGCGTTGCAGGATTTTGACAAAGACAGAGCTTGGAAGGCAGTTGTGGTCCAAATGGCTCAATGA
- the trabd gene encoding traB domain-containing protein, protein MDQENNSEDDSVGPSGDGMQCLPPDLSDGEAMELLWQLRAQRRQSSPELPETVSRLTAPDGSILYLVGTAHFSDSSKKDVATTIRAVQPDVVVVELCQYRVSMLKMDENTLLKEAKDINLDKVQQAIKQNGLMSGLMQILLLKVSAHITEQLGMAPGGEFREAFKEAGRVPFCKFHLGDRPIPVTFKRAIAALSLWQKARLAWGLCFLSDPISKEDVEKCKQKDLLEQTMSEMIGEFPALHKTIVAERDIYLTHTLRQATRCVESPPNAQKVPAVVVGVVGMGHVPGIERNWDKQLNINEIMSVAPPSRVGWVLCAVIKGVMMGMLGYACYRVGGSLGRALLSLPPVRSLLETLRPLPA, encoded by the exons ATGGACCAAGAAAACAACTCGGAG GACGATTCAGTCGGCCCTTCGGGGGACGGAATGCAGTGTCTACCTCCAGATCTTT CGGATGGTGAAGCAATGGAGTTGCTTTGGCAGTTGCGAGCCCAGCGCCGCCAGTCGTCTCCTGAACTCCCAGAGACAGTGTCTCGTCTTACTGCACCTGATGGAAGCATCTTATACCTGGTGGGCACTGCCCATTTCAGTGATAGCAGCAAAAAGGACGTAGCCACG ACGATCCGAGCTGTGCAGCCAGACGTGGTCGTGGTGGAGCTGTGCCAGTATAGGGTATCGATGTTGAAGATGGACGAGAATACGCTGTTAAAGGAAGCCAAAGACATCAATCTGGATAAGGTTCAGCAGGCTATCAAACAG AATGGGCTGATGTCGGGTCTGATGCAGATTCTGCTGCTCAAAGTTTCAGCTCACATCACAGAGCAATTGGGCATGGCGCCTGGAGGAGAGTTTAGGGAGGCCTTCAAAGAG GCTGGCCGGGTACCTTTTTGTAAATTTCATCTCGGGGATCGGCCAATTCCTGTGACGTTCAAGAGAGCCATTGCTGCTCTCAGTCTCTGGCAGAAGGCCCGTCTGGCCTGGGGTCTGTGCTTTCTGTCAGACCCAATCAG TAAAGAGGATGTGGAGAAGTGCAAACAGAAGGACCTGCTTGAGCAAACTATGTCAGAGATGATTGGAGAGTTTCCTGCTCTTCACAAAACCATTGTGGCTGAAAGAGACATCtacctcacacacactctccgaCAGGCTACACGCTGTGTGGAGTCCCCCCCTAATGCCCAGA aaGTGCCTGCTGTGGTGGTGGGAGTCGTAGGGATGGGTCACGTCCCTGGCATAGAACGAAACTGGGACAAGCAGCTTAATATTAATGAAATCATGAG TGTCGCACCTCCCTCACGCGTTGGCTGGGTGTTGTGCGCTGTCATAAAGGGCGTCATGATGGGAATGCTGGGATATGCCTGTTATCGTGTCGGTGGAAGTTTAGGTAGAGCCCTGCTGTCTTTACCTCCAGTCCGATCTTTACTGGAGACACTGCGGCCTCTTCCTGCTTGA
- the mlc1 gene encoding membrane protein MLC1 isoform X1 — protein MQREELSAREEFTYTHMPTLERGNGTLGRRGDRGAERRPDRGERDRSERDSYTVDVRASDLQLAQPEPLKHPCFSYRAWLYSVLIGGSLLITSGFSLYLGNVFPVAMDYLRCAAGSGIPAAIASFAIAKNRHVAVSDFQVVYVSTFAVTTTCLVWFGCKLVLNPSAVNINFNLILMILLEVLMASTVILSARSAEDCCCHRKSGSYDRPVIIKPAVFPTRLLKAYSVIEVIVGISAVFGGIIALNMDALLPGPYLSVTFFWILVACFPSAIASHVVSEYPNKCLVEVLIAISSVTSPLLFSASGFLSCSVISFIEIFLHDVPTAKQSYDILLLILMVLLLVQAILTSATVVHCATYKSQLRMGAPECDDNIQTQMHYCEVCQQQTSNGALQDFDKDRAWKAVVVQMAQ, from the exons ATGCAGCGCGAGGAGCTGTCGGCCAGAGAGGAGTTCACCTACACCCACATGCCCACTCTGGAGAGAGGAAATGGGACACTGGGACGACGGGGTGACCGGGGAGCTGAGAGAAGGCCAGACAGAGGGGAGCGGGATAGGTCTGAACGGGACAGCTACACAGTGGACGTGAGGGCCAGTGACCTGCAGCTGGCCCAGCCGGAGCCCCTAAAGCACCCCTGCTTCAGCTACAGGGCCTGGCTCTACAGTGTCCTCATAGGG GGCAGTCTGCTCATCACATCTGGTTTCTCTCTGTACTTGGGAAATGTGTTTCCTGTTGCCATGGACTACCTGCGCTGTGCTGCGGGCTCT GGCATCCCTGCAGCAATAGCTAGTTTTGCTATTGCCAAGAACAGACACGTTGCA GTGTCAGATTTTCAAGTGGTCTATGTGTCAACATTTGCTGTGACAACCACATGCCTGGTTTGGTTTGGTTGTAAGCTGGTCTTGAACCCCTCAGCTGTCAAT ATTAACTTCAACCTTATCCTGATGATCTTGTTGGAGGTGTTGATGGCCAGCACTGTCATCCTGTCAGCCCGCTCTGCAGAGGACTGCTGCTGCCACAGGaag TCGGGGTCATACGACAGGCCTGTGATTATCAAACCTGCAGTCTTCCCCACTCGACTCCTTAAAGCATATTCT GTGATTGAAGTGATTGTAGGAATCTCGGCTGTATTTGGAGGCATTATTGCGCTCAACATGGACGCTTTGTTGCCTGGTCCCTACTTGTCTGTTACATTTTTCTGGATCCTTGTGGCT TGTTTCCCCAGTGCTATTGCCAGTCATGTTGTGTCAGAATACCCTAACAAATGCCTG GTGGAGGTGTTGATTGCCATCAGCAGCGTGACGTCTCCTCTGCTCTTTTCAGCCTCTGGCTTCCTCTCTTGCAGTGTGATCAGCTTTATTGAAATATTCCTGCATGATGTGCCTACAGCCAAA CAATCCTATGACATATTGCTGCTGATTCTGatggtgctgctgctggtgcagGCAATTCTTACTTCAGCCACTGtggtgcactgtgccacctacaaAAGTCAGCTTCGCATGGGGGCTCCAGAGTGTGATGACAACATTCAGACCCAGATGCATTACTGTGAGGTATGCCAG CAGCAAACATCAAATGGAGCGTTGCAGGATTTTGACAAAGACAGAGCTTGGAAGGCAGTTGTGGTCCAAATGGCTCAATGA
- the mlc1 gene encoding membrane protein MLC1 isoform X3, producing the protein MQREELSAREEFTYTHMPTLERGNGTLGRRGDRGAERRPDRGERDRSERDSYTVDVRASDLQLAQPEPLKHPCFSYRAWLYSVLIGGSLLITSGFSLYLGNVFPVAMDYLRCAAGSGIPAAIASFAIAKNRHVAVSDFQVVYVSTFAVTTTCLVWFGCKLVLNPSAVNINFNLILMILLEVLMASTVILSARSAEDCCCHRKSGSYDRPVIIKPAVFPTRLLKAYSVIEVIVGISAVFGGIIALNMDALLPGPYLSVTFFWILVACFPSAIASHVVSEYPNKCLVEVLIAISSVTSPLLFSASGFLSCSVISFIEIFLHDVPTAKQSYDILLLILMVLLLVQAILTSATVVHCATYKSQLRMGAPECDDNIQTQMHYCEQQTSNGALQDFDKDRAWKAVVVQMAQ; encoded by the exons ATGCAGCGCGAGGAGCTGTCGGCCAGAGAGGAGTTCACCTACACCCACATGCCCACTCTGGAGAGAGGAAATGGGACACTGGGACGACGGGGTGACCGGGGAGCTGAGAGAAGGCCAGACAGAGGGGAGCGGGATAGGTCTGAACGGGACAGCTACACAGTGGACGTGAGGGCCAGTGACCTGCAGCTGGCCCAGCCGGAGCCCCTAAAGCACCCCTGCTTCAGCTACAGGGCCTGGCTCTACAGTGTCCTCATAGGG GGCAGTCTGCTCATCACATCTGGTTTCTCTCTGTACTTGGGAAATGTGTTTCCTGTTGCCATGGACTACCTGCGCTGTGCTGCGGGCTCT GGCATCCCTGCAGCAATAGCTAGTTTTGCTATTGCCAAGAACAGACACGTTGCA GTGTCAGATTTTCAAGTGGTCTATGTGTCAACATTTGCTGTGACAACCACATGCCTGGTTTGGTTTGGTTGTAAGCTGGTCTTGAACCCCTCAGCTGTCAAT ATTAACTTCAACCTTATCCTGATGATCTTGTTGGAGGTGTTGATGGCCAGCACTGTCATCCTGTCAGCCCGCTCTGCAGAGGACTGCTGCTGCCACAGGaag TCGGGGTCATACGACAGGCCTGTGATTATCAAACCTGCAGTCTTCCCCACTCGACTCCTTAAAGCATATTCT GTGATTGAAGTGATTGTAGGAATCTCGGCTGTATTTGGAGGCATTATTGCGCTCAACATGGACGCTTTGTTGCCTGGTCCCTACTTGTCTGTTACATTTTTCTGGATCCTTGTGGCT TGTTTCCCCAGTGCTATTGCCAGTCATGTTGTGTCAGAATACCCTAACAAATGCCTG GTGGAGGTGTTGATTGCCATCAGCAGCGTGACGTCTCCTCTGCTCTTTTCAGCCTCTGGCTTCCTCTCTTGCAGTGTGATCAGCTTTATTGAAATATTCCTGCATGATGTGCCTACAGCCAAA CAATCCTATGACATATTGCTGCTGATTCTGatggtgctgctgctggtgcagGCAATTCTTACTTCAGCCACTGtggtgcactgtgccacctacaaAAGTCAGCTTCGCATGGGGGCTCCAGAGTGTGATGACAACATTCAGACCCAGATGCATTACTGTGAG CAGCAAACATCAAATGGAGCGTTGCAGGATTTTGACAAAGACAGAGCTTGGAAGGCAGTTGTGGTCCAAATGGCTCAATGA